A genome region from Platichthys flesus chromosome 12, fPlaFle2.1, whole genome shotgun sequence includes the following:
- the fam83b gene encoding protein FAM83B isoform X1: MFIVIIKVSKNPSSLVGTPVFCLPAVDDHPYSAGLLKKSGSMESPEFSMLSSLRGEIKSEDYIQPHYKETYRLAIDRLVSDGRDSYQEFLKIERIGSFLSEDELLFITSNAEQLPPQKHTEEKDEPSESHSSSGTYWPLHSDVDTPDLDLGWPDVIHEQLQTNIDLLFHPPRQNSPSIKDTIRKRIQEARQVIAIVMDVFTDVDIFKEIVDATVRGVSVYVLLDDSHLKCFLTMAENHDVKIQQLRNMRVRTVKGQDYHCRSGAKFHGAMEQKFLLVDCHTAIYGSYSFTWSFEKINLSMVQVITGHLVKMYDEEFRTLYARSTVPANLGLPECSIQLNGPNEQQILPASQSAQQIERRDVLRHTLDTVYRKTCERKLGQIDYEKRLLEEEPNHHGPLFENGLGGQNQMSHLQSAEVMNCLKRHSYAGERQDGYTPQNIQPRVSHWNVSRETGNRINYPTDNHVPHIYRGQNIYNDGDKHILSMQQNMPTLENTSKSIMRTMRIESYLNNTDAPYGDSCDYLDQFEPRDIAGSFMQGRTRSSYALRPPIPEHMDPNRAAPHTPLHYTSMQWNPTAACENRINKDEFIMKSQSSQILDDNRNIASYGPGRNSYQSPYTSLGRAKGGHMMTNPGIMTDSWQKRHSLADPRSDTEYGHESSGHMYGAFARMPINRSTAGINAQNGAYVSNLNEEQRSVSHYDVKSIKGTKGPSTPNWQESPCRTVSAAALDMKNRDLTAKANSRGSQPFLQMGSKNVQSMLNIPGKKEDSVRNIETLSMTSGASTDTLTAEDEGKISDGFGKLQRNKSSPVRSSSEQQRKWSKDRHTSFTKPQLRTEEHKHSTQVSIPDTSRGQKSTVLDKSVRPSLDTGSWTKNRGAEGRLYSRYEPFCSIDKKDPLHSPHGLGSTRSQEKTKSPPKAEADADLGRATRGHHENKLEKFFNRVGHLLHKNKY, translated from the exons AT GTTTATTGTCATCATCAAAGTCTCCAAAAATCCCAGTTCACTTGTTGGAACACCGGTTTTCTGTCTACCTGCCGTGGACGATCACCCTTATTCAGCAG GTTTGCTGAAAAAGTCTGGATCAATGGAGTCTCCAGAATTTTCCATGCTGTCATCCTTGAGGGGGGAGATTAAATCAGAGGATTATATCCAGCCCCACTACAAAGAGACATATCGCCTGGCGATTGATCGCCTGGTGAGTGACGGCAGAGACAGTTACCAGGAGTTTCTCAAGATAGAGCGTATCGGGAGTTTCCTGTCGGAGGATGAGCTCCTTTTTATCACGTCAAATGCTGAACAGCTTCCacctcaaaaacacacagaggaaaaagatGAGCCATCGGAGAGCCACTCATCATCAGGGACCTACTGGCCACTCCACTCCGATGTGGACACGCCGGATTTGGATTTAGGGTGGCCAGATGTCATTCATGAACAACTCCAGACAAATATTGATTTGCTCTTTCATccaccaagacaaaacagcccCAGTATCAAAGACACGATCCGTAAGCGTATTCAGGAAGCAAGACAG GTCATTGCCATTGTGATGGACGTGTTCACTGATGTCGATATATTCAAAGAGATTGTTGATGCCACTGTGCGAGGAGTTTCAGTTTACGTGCTTTTGGATGAttcacatttgaaatgtttcctcACAATGGCAGAAAATCACGatgttaaaattcaacaactcAGG AACATGAGGGTGCGCACTGTGAAAGGTCAGGATTACCACTGTCGATCAGGAGCAAAATTTCATGGCGCAATGGAGCAGAAGTTTCTTTTAGTCGACTGCCACACAGCGATTTATGGCTCATACAG cttcACTTGGTCATTTGAGAAGATTAATCTGAGCATGGTACAAGTCATCACAGGACATCTGGTGAAGATGTACGATGAGGAGTTCCGAACCCTCTATGCCCGGTCGACTGTGCCAGCTAACCTGGGCCTTCCGGAGTGCTCCATCCAGCTCAACGGGCCGAATGAACAACAGATTTTACCTGCATCGCAATCTGCCCAGCAAATTGAGCGGAGGGACGTGCTAAGGCACACACTGGACACTGTCTATCGGAAGACCTGTGAGAGGAAACTGGGCCAGATAGACTATGAGAAGAGGCTCTTAGAAGAGGAACCAAACCACCATGGGCCATTGTTTGAGAATGGACTTGGTGGTCAGAACCAGATGTCCCATTTGCAGTCTGCAGAGGTGATGAACTGCTTGAAAAGGCACAGCTATGCAGGGGAGAGACAAGATGGTTATACGCCACAGAACATCCAACCCAGGGTAAGCCACTGGAATGTCTCcagggaaacaggaaacagaataaACTATCCCACGGACAATCATGTGCCACACATATACCGAGGTCAAAACATTTATAATGACGGTGACAAACACATTCTGTCCATGCAGCAGAATATGCCAACACTGGAGAATACATCAAAGTCAATCATGCGTACAATGCGGATCGAATCTTACCTCAACAACACTGACGCCCCATATGGAGACTCTTGTGACTATTTAGACCAGTTTGAACCGAGGGACATAGCTGGTTCTTTCATGCAGGGACGAACTAGGTCTTCCTATGCCTTAAGGCCACCTATACCAGAGCACATGGACCCAAATAGAGCAGCACCACACACTCCTCTGCACTACACATCAATGCAGTGGAATCCAACAGCCGCCTGTGagaatagaataaataaagacgAATTCATAATGAAGAGTCAAAGTTCACAGATTTTGGATGACAATCGTAATATTGCAAGCTATGGTCCAGGAAGAAACTCTTACCAATCTCCTTATACCAGTTTAGGCCGAGCTAAAGGTGGACATATGATGACAAACCCTGGGATCATGACAGACAGTTGGCAAAAAAGGCATAGCCTGGCAGATCCGAGATCAGACACAGAGTACGGACATGAATCATCAGGTCACATGTACGGCGCTTTTGCAAGGATGCCCATTAATAGGAGCACAGCAGGGATCAATGCTCAGAATGGTGCATATGTGTCAAATCTGAATGAAGAACAAAGATCTGTCTCTCATTATGATGTCAAGAGTATCAAAGGTACAAAGGGCCCCAGTACCCCCAACTGGCAGGAATCACCATGTAGGactgtttctgcagcagcacTGGATATGAAAAACAGGGATTTGACGGCTAAAGCAAACAGCAGGGGCTCTCAACCTTTTCTCCAGATGGGCTCCAAGAACGTTCAATCCATGCTGAACATACCAGGGAAAAAAGAGGATTCAGTCAGGAACATTGAAACGTTGAGTATGACCTCAGGTGCTAGTACAGACACTTTAACAGCCGAGGATGAGGGGAAAATATCAGATGGATTTGGAAAACTCCAAAGAAACAAATCAAGCCCAGTCAGGTCTTCCTCAGAGCAGCAAAGGAAGTGGTCAAAGGACAGACATACAAGCTTTACGAAGCCTCAGCTGAGGACTGAGGAGCACAAACATTCCACGCAGGTCTCTATCCCCGATACATCAAGAGGGCAGAAATCCACTGTTCTGGACAAAAGTGTGAGGCCCAGCCTTGACACAGGTAGCTGGACaaaaaacagaggagcagaaggTCGCCTGTATAGCAGGTATGAGCCGTTCTGCTCAATAGATAAGAAAGACCCTCTGCACTCTCCACATGGCCTTGGAAGCACGCGTTCCCAGGAGAAAACCAAAAGCCCTCCTAAAGCTGAGGCAGATGCCGACCTCGGCCGGGCTACACGAGGACACCATGAAAATAAGTTGGAGAAATTTTTTAATAGAGTGGGGCATCTCCTACACAAGAATAAATACTGA
- the fam83b gene encoding protein FAM83B isoform X2, whose protein sequence is MESPEFSMLSSLRGEIKSEDYIQPHYKETYRLAIDRLVSDGRDSYQEFLKIERIGSFLSEDELLFITSNAEQLPPQKHTEEKDEPSESHSSSGTYWPLHSDVDTPDLDLGWPDVIHEQLQTNIDLLFHPPRQNSPSIKDTIRKRIQEARQVIAIVMDVFTDVDIFKEIVDATVRGVSVYVLLDDSHLKCFLTMAENHDVKIQQLRNMRVRTVKGQDYHCRSGAKFHGAMEQKFLLVDCHTAIYGSYSFTWSFEKINLSMVQVITGHLVKMYDEEFRTLYARSTVPANLGLPECSIQLNGPNEQQILPASQSAQQIERRDVLRHTLDTVYRKTCERKLGQIDYEKRLLEEEPNHHGPLFENGLGGQNQMSHLQSAEVMNCLKRHSYAGERQDGYTPQNIQPRVSHWNVSRETGNRINYPTDNHVPHIYRGQNIYNDGDKHILSMQQNMPTLENTSKSIMRTMRIESYLNNTDAPYGDSCDYLDQFEPRDIAGSFMQGRTRSSYALRPPIPEHMDPNRAAPHTPLHYTSMQWNPTAACENRINKDEFIMKSQSSQILDDNRNIASYGPGRNSYQSPYTSLGRAKGGHMMTNPGIMTDSWQKRHSLADPRSDTEYGHESSGHMYGAFARMPINRSTAGINAQNGAYVSNLNEEQRSVSHYDVKSIKGTKGPSTPNWQESPCRTVSAAALDMKNRDLTAKANSRGSQPFLQMGSKNVQSMLNIPGKKEDSVRNIETLSMTSGASTDTLTAEDEGKISDGFGKLQRNKSSPVRSSSEQQRKWSKDRHTSFTKPQLRTEEHKHSTQVSIPDTSRGQKSTVLDKSVRPSLDTGSWTKNRGAEGRLYSRYEPFCSIDKKDPLHSPHGLGSTRSQEKTKSPPKAEADADLGRATRGHHENKLEKFFNRVGHLLHKNKY, encoded by the exons ATGGAGTCTCCAGAATTTTCCATGCTGTCATCCTTGAGGGGGGAGATTAAATCAGAGGATTATATCCAGCCCCACTACAAAGAGACATATCGCCTGGCGATTGATCGCCTGGTGAGTGACGGCAGAGACAGTTACCAGGAGTTTCTCAAGATAGAGCGTATCGGGAGTTTCCTGTCGGAGGATGAGCTCCTTTTTATCACGTCAAATGCTGAACAGCTTCCacctcaaaaacacacagaggaaaaagatGAGCCATCGGAGAGCCACTCATCATCAGGGACCTACTGGCCACTCCACTCCGATGTGGACACGCCGGATTTGGATTTAGGGTGGCCAGATGTCATTCATGAACAACTCCAGACAAATATTGATTTGCTCTTTCATccaccaagacaaaacagcccCAGTATCAAAGACACGATCCGTAAGCGTATTCAGGAAGCAAGACAG GTCATTGCCATTGTGATGGACGTGTTCACTGATGTCGATATATTCAAAGAGATTGTTGATGCCACTGTGCGAGGAGTTTCAGTTTACGTGCTTTTGGATGAttcacatttgaaatgtttcctcACAATGGCAGAAAATCACGatgttaaaattcaacaactcAGG AACATGAGGGTGCGCACTGTGAAAGGTCAGGATTACCACTGTCGATCAGGAGCAAAATTTCATGGCGCAATGGAGCAGAAGTTTCTTTTAGTCGACTGCCACACAGCGATTTATGGCTCATACAG cttcACTTGGTCATTTGAGAAGATTAATCTGAGCATGGTACAAGTCATCACAGGACATCTGGTGAAGATGTACGATGAGGAGTTCCGAACCCTCTATGCCCGGTCGACTGTGCCAGCTAACCTGGGCCTTCCGGAGTGCTCCATCCAGCTCAACGGGCCGAATGAACAACAGATTTTACCTGCATCGCAATCTGCCCAGCAAATTGAGCGGAGGGACGTGCTAAGGCACACACTGGACACTGTCTATCGGAAGACCTGTGAGAGGAAACTGGGCCAGATAGACTATGAGAAGAGGCTCTTAGAAGAGGAACCAAACCACCATGGGCCATTGTTTGAGAATGGACTTGGTGGTCAGAACCAGATGTCCCATTTGCAGTCTGCAGAGGTGATGAACTGCTTGAAAAGGCACAGCTATGCAGGGGAGAGACAAGATGGTTATACGCCACAGAACATCCAACCCAGGGTAAGCCACTGGAATGTCTCcagggaaacaggaaacagaataaACTATCCCACGGACAATCATGTGCCACACATATACCGAGGTCAAAACATTTATAATGACGGTGACAAACACATTCTGTCCATGCAGCAGAATATGCCAACACTGGAGAATACATCAAAGTCAATCATGCGTACAATGCGGATCGAATCTTACCTCAACAACACTGACGCCCCATATGGAGACTCTTGTGACTATTTAGACCAGTTTGAACCGAGGGACATAGCTGGTTCTTTCATGCAGGGACGAACTAGGTCTTCCTATGCCTTAAGGCCACCTATACCAGAGCACATGGACCCAAATAGAGCAGCACCACACACTCCTCTGCACTACACATCAATGCAGTGGAATCCAACAGCCGCCTGTGagaatagaataaataaagacgAATTCATAATGAAGAGTCAAAGTTCACAGATTTTGGATGACAATCGTAATATTGCAAGCTATGGTCCAGGAAGAAACTCTTACCAATCTCCTTATACCAGTTTAGGCCGAGCTAAAGGTGGACATATGATGACAAACCCTGGGATCATGACAGACAGTTGGCAAAAAAGGCATAGCCTGGCAGATCCGAGATCAGACACAGAGTACGGACATGAATCATCAGGTCACATGTACGGCGCTTTTGCAAGGATGCCCATTAATAGGAGCACAGCAGGGATCAATGCTCAGAATGGTGCATATGTGTCAAATCTGAATGAAGAACAAAGATCTGTCTCTCATTATGATGTCAAGAGTATCAAAGGTACAAAGGGCCCCAGTACCCCCAACTGGCAGGAATCACCATGTAGGactgtttctgcagcagcacTGGATATGAAAAACAGGGATTTGACGGCTAAAGCAAACAGCAGGGGCTCTCAACCTTTTCTCCAGATGGGCTCCAAGAACGTTCAATCCATGCTGAACATACCAGGGAAAAAAGAGGATTCAGTCAGGAACATTGAAACGTTGAGTATGACCTCAGGTGCTAGTACAGACACTTTAACAGCCGAGGATGAGGGGAAAATATCAGATGGATTTGGAAAACTCCAAAGAAACAAATCAAGCCCAGTCAGGTCTTCCTCAGAGCAGCAAAGGAAGTGGTCAAAGGACAGACATACAAGCTTTACGAAGCCTCAGCTGAGGACTGAGGAGCACAAACATTCCACGCAGGTCTCTATCCCCGATACATCAAGAGGGCAGAAATCCACTGTTCTGGACAAAAGTGTGAGGCCCAGCCTTGACACAGGTAGCTGGACaaaaaacagaggagcagaaggTCGCCTGTATAGCAGGTATGAGCCGTTCTGCTCAATAGATAAGAAAGACCCTCTGCACTCTCCACATGGCCTTGGAAGCACGCGTTCCCAGGAGAAAACCAAAAGCCCTCCTAAAGCTGAGGCAGATGCCGACCTCGGCCGGGCTACACGAGGACACCATGAAAATAAGTTGGAGAAATTTTTTAATAGAGTGGGGCATCTCCTACACAAGAATAAATACTGA